A stretch of DNA from Solea solea chromosome 11, fSolSol10.1, whole genome shotgun sequence:
TGgtgcaaaaacaatatttggtttaatattttcttattttcagtggttatgtgcaaatgtgtattattttattggatccagattaaatgtgtcatatttGGGATGTGGAGTGTTGTCACTGATTGCTGTGACAATATCACTGAAGTGCAACATGCTGCGAAGGGAAGATATTTAATTTATGCATGAGTTATCGGCTGTGGCCTCATTTAAACTTGAGTTTTGGGAGATGTAGCTTTATCCCAGCTGTTGTGCTGCCATAGTTTTATCTTTGGTCATGGAGAATTTCTCTGCCAATCTTAATAATGCCTTATTTTACAGCCCAGCATGAGTAGAAACcaagtgaataaaaaaagaaaatacgtAGAGGTGGGTAAACTTTGCACGAATAGAACCTGAATTATTCCGCAGAGAAGCTGGAGACTTCAGTGAAATACcgtgataataaaatataatgtataaaaaaaaaataatatgacaGGTCATGAGTTAAATGCACTTCACATTTGCTAATAACAGTTTGAGCTTCCAGGTTATTAGGAGTATTGTTTGTTAACAGTATGATCATATTAAATACCAATTTAAGTGAAGTAATCTGATTAGGACACAGTTACAATTATCAAATTGCTCAGAAAGCATTAGTTATGAATAACAAacatttctttctgttttgtggTCTAACGTCTGACAGTCACCAGCAGGATGTTCCTCCCGTCATGTACAATTTCAGTAGGAAATACATTATTTCGTTATTGGGCTGTAGAATAAAAGATTTGTAGGTTTCATGCTTAATTTTTTTGAGAGGTTCAACTTTTGGTTTTCTATTCTTTATGATGCATGTATAGACATGCTCCTGCTGTTAGTGTGTTTCATTGTCGGATTATGAATACATATTGAGTTAAGATGATTGTATTTGCCATATTTATAGGTAACAGTTCAGGTCAGGTGGAGGTCGTCCACTGTGTGACCTTACTCATTTAATGCACTTCATTTCGTCCACATGCTCCAAAGTCTTGTGCTCCATCAGGACCCAACTGTGGTTCACTACTTTCAAATTTGATCACACCATTTGCTCTGTTAATAAGGTGATttagaaataaagacatttaatcAGGTGTGCATGAAGTGTTCAATCCAAGTGGGGCTGTGAATCACTGTTACTTAAATATATAGTTGTACCTGTTAAGATATTTTAAATGCCATTTCAAGTGTTATATTTTTAAAAGGTCAAACAAAAAAGGATCTATTTGATGAATGAAATCATATTGTCATGCTATCCAGTGATCAGGGTTCAAGTTGCATCCTGCATTTCCACCCTGACTgttgattttacttttttttttttgcctatgGGTGTTTTGATTGTGCTGCACAGACTATTCCATGCAAAGTTGTATTACTGTAGGTGCCAACACAGGATAGTGAGTACAGATCAAACTGTTGAACCTTAGTTTCAGTGTATTTCCACACAAATAGCCCTAGATTGAATAGTTGTGTTCCAGTACGCACACAAAGACtttgacagaaagaaaatattgcCATGATTTTGCGGTCATATCAAATTTTATTTTGCAAGCTAAAATGTATCTTTGTAAATACTGTGGGTGtattttaaaatctttatttaaataaaaaaaaccctagGTATAacttatttttgtgtgtgcaaattTGAAGATTTTTGCAAATTACTTTGTGTTCATGCTCACTGCCCAGGTACTGACTTGCAATTATCTTTTCTGAATTGTCGTATTATAATACAGTTAGGCTAAGCTTACCAAGAGTGTTTTTAAGCCATGTTCAAGTCTGGCCTTGTTGCTGCAAGCGCAAATGGGCAGAGGGCACAGAGATAAGACGACGTACATGGCTCTCCAAAAGGAGATGGACTGGAAAGAAACCAGAGTGGGGTCATGGTATGTGGGCCAGTTATTAATAACGGTCACATTGGAGAGGTGGGTATGCTCTTCTGCAATGCTCctgtcaaacacatttattacgCACTTGTCAGGCTTCACCAGAATAATGTGGCTCGTGAAAAAAGTAAGTGGAGGAGCATAAATTCAAACAAACCCTGCTACAGTAGTCCAGAGAGGACAGTGTCATCCTattacatttctctgtgtgGAATTCAATTTCTAGTTTCCAAGACTCAACCATTCAATgatccaaaacaaaaaaaaggtttcttcTATGTTGCATGGGACAGGAGTTATTCTAAAAGCTTGACATCAATCAGAAGAGTGAACATGTCACCGACCCAACTTGAAATAGTAAAACTATTTAggtctatgtttttttttttttatatcacagAACAGAAACCTTGCAATTGTAACAGTCATTGtaagaaaagcacaggtgttactgatatCAGTGTTGGTCGTGCTAAACTGACTGCAGCCATCATTAGTTTAATTATCTCCTGAGACCTACCAAAACGACCCCAGTGGTTTGATCTGCATTGTGgtacaaatacaaaacatttaagacTGAACAGATGttaataaaaacctttattttcctttttttttttaggtttttccAATATTTGCTCTTCAAACTTTTCTCTCCATTTGACCCACCCAGCCCCATTCCCACATagtgtttattttcatgaatCCATCCGCAAACGAATTCTACCAGTTATCATGGACAACCTTGACGCTCCTCTATGATCAAAATAACTTAATCTCTCCACCAAATGGCCACATGGAAGAAACACTACGATCACGAACACACAGATCACacgtgacaaagtcagaagaaagatgaaagcagagcagagagctCGAACTACCGACTAACACAGCAAGAGTAGGTGCAAGATGCAACAACTTGACCTATACAAAAAAATGGAGTGCTGACAAACCCAGGGCTTAAGAGCAAGcttgaaacatttaagtgaaaaacctgaaaaaaacagCACCGACTAAGCCCACAGAACTACGCATTAAAATTATATGTATACAATGCAGCCGCAGCTTCTTTTTGTTCGTTGTCAAAAATTTCAGTGACCAGTGAGACTGAACACTACAGTGAGGCGGGGCACGACTACACTGGCTAAACTATGGTAATCATTGTGGCTATTATCAGCATGTGATCGAGCTCATACATTCAAGCTATACATagatttatacatatatttatgtacacaagtataaataaaaccacaaaatgaGAACCCAAAGATTATAGATTTTTACATATTCAAGACCAAAACAAATCGGGCACAATCAACCAGGGGGGTGTCTACCTCTATAAATAAGGGAAACCAATCAAGCAAGTGCTCATTTTGGAGTATTCGATGTTTAAAGCGCTCTCCTGTGGGGATaaagtaacaaacacacactcagctaaGACAGGACTTTACCAGAGACCCCATACCACCCCTCCCATGTATTCAAGCTTGCTCTTAAGGATTTATTACAGGCTGCCAATTACAACACCCTTTGCTCAGAACTCTATTATGACCATGATTACTGTACATTATTGTCATCTCTACCAATagagcagaaacaaaacaggaaagcATTATTTAAGAAAATAGACAACACAGTTATTTTGATCATAGAGGTAATGTAggttaatattaaataaaaaacaaatgtagggAGACTTAAGATTTAAATGGGCAATATCCTTAACTGATTTGCATGCTTTTTAATGTTCCACTGGCGAGTGATAAGTTCATGGCTCCGTTAACTTGCACATACAATTCAACTCTTATGagactacaaaaaaaaagaatgaagtcaGCAACTCTTGTGGTATTTCTGCTAGACAAAATGGACATCATTGACCTTGGTCTCAAGAGCTCTTCACCTGAAGAAGTCCACCAGGAAAATGTGGCATCTTCAGGAGAGGAAACTCTTCTTAGAGCCAGATGAAGAGGAGGGTGGCTGCTGAATTCAAATTTAGCAGAAAGACCCTGGACGACGACTGCGGTCACCACATTGAAGAACAATGAGACCCAAGTGTGTAAGATGACTGCTAAACATAAATGTGCAAGGTTCTACAAATTTAACTCGTCTTTCCTTGAGCCATGAACTTATCAATTGCCATTGCTGATCTTGAACAGCTTGTTGATTTTACTTGTGAGGACCTTCTTTTAAACTGGAGTGTTCATACATGGGAGTGAAACAGGAGTGGGGACGACATCTGGGAATGTTGCAtagcagaaaaacaaagctgAGTATCTTGATGAGTTGAAAAAAGATATGGTCTTTTGCTTGAAATCCAATACAAATCAGTGCAATGGCCAAAAGCAAGGAAGGCTGAGTCAGATATTTAACTTCAGATGTTTTAACTAACCAATGTACTCCCACAATTCCCTTTGAATACCACTGCCTAGTCATAGCTGAGACCCAGTGCTCAATAACAAACACATGGGTGCTGCAAAGGTGAGAATCTCTGTGATAACAGCAGACGTTTGAGCTTACTATGGGTTTACATGTATGCATCTGAAGCCTTCCGCTCACATATTTGAAATATGGAGACATGGCGGGAAAATGCTGTAGTTaactaaatatatttatttaaacactaAAAGGCCCTTTTTAAgtacaattacatttaaaagtgtacCGTCTCTTTGAATCCCTGGGGTTGGAAATGACGGGGTCAACTTATGTCTGCCTTTTTGAAACTTCCACCTCCTCCCACCCTTCACACTAACCCCCAAGCTCATCTAAGATGGTTCCTCAGCCGGACTTGGCTCCCACCAGATTCATCAGTCCATCTGTGCTCATGGACTTTGGGCGCTCCAAGGGGAAGCCCAAGGCTCTACTCCATACCAGCTGAGCCAGCACACCGAGGGCTCGGGACACGCCAAAGAGCACAGTGTAGTAATTCATCTCACTCATTCCGTAATACTGCAGACGGGAGAGAAACACGTCAGAAGCTGTATTTGCAACCAATAACATTACATACATGTGTCAAACCATAtcacatgtgtctcacctgCAGCAGTACTCCACTGTGAGCGTCCACATTGGGCCAGGGATTCTTGGCCTTGCCCTGCTCCAGCAGCACATTAGGTACAATCTTATAAAGCTGGGCAACCAACTTGAACATGGGGTCGTTGGGGAGATGCTTCAGGGCAAATTCACGCTGGCAGGTGTAACGCGGGTCAGTCTTCCTCAGCACAGCGTGACCGTAGCCAGGCACCACCTACAGCCAAGAGAAAGCAAAGCTTCCTAAACTTCGGAACTGTGACAGGATCCTTCCTCTACTGACTGTAACACAACATAGACTTAaacataaaactataaaatataataacattgATATCAATATATTATGCAACTATTACttaaataatcataaataatcataatctgtcgtttgttattttaatacaaattaaattatGGCTGACAAACCTGTGATCTTAGTGCCCTGAAAGCCAAACAATCACAGATAGCTTCACATCAAATATTTAATCCAATTAAACCCAAGGTCACTAGATGTGGTGTTTTAAAGTTATTCCGACAATTTTATCTTCAGATGACCTACAGAATTTTGGAATATACAACAGTCTTGTTGACATGAGCCACTGGCTGTGGAAGTGGAATGCATTTACCCTTCCAGACTTGAGTGTGTTCCAGATGTAATCCCTCATCTTCTCATCAGACACCTCTCCTCCCAACTCCTTCTGCAGTGCAGTCAGCCACACCAGCACCTCCTGCGACAAAACAGAAGACAACGTACATTCATATGAGTTGTTATTGAAATGAAAACTGCTTTTCAGTCGATGACAAGTAAATACAGTAGCTATTGCAATTTATATGAAGATcacatatatttgttttattgtggctgctcaataaaacaaaaatactgcaGCAAAGGAGGGCAGCAGAAACGAGTCAACATTGCGTAATGTTGGCATCATATCAGAGAAAGCCCCAGGTAATTTCATCATAAAACTGGCCATGTGTCAAAACTATTAAGTAAACAAATTAAGAGAAGAATGACCACCAAAACCTGTATCTCATACATTCATAAGCATTTTTCACAGATTACATACCCCAGTAGGAAAAACACCAATCATGCACAACGGGCACTTTGCACAGCCACCATTTTGACACGTTTtaacaggaaaagcacaggtgttattGATCATATAAATGAGGGCTCTGTTCAGTCAATgcaagtcaggacagtgtgtcAATGACCCAAAATACACAATGAAACAGAGGGAACTACATGGAACTTAGCCAgcattgatttgattatttacatctGTGATTCTCTTCTGTGTGGCctatcaaaatggctgctgtgcaaagggcctTTTTCAAGATCCTGCAACTGTAGTTGAGAGGAACTcagacttttacttttactattacTGCACTTGCTATGCGAGTTACAGTATAATCGGCATGGTACAAACCTGATTGGCCAGGCCGTGCAGTGGCCCAGCCAGACCATTCATGGCAGCGCTGAAGGACAGGTATGGGTCAGACAGGGCACTGCCCACCAAGTGGCTGGTGTGGGCACTGACATTGCCGCCTTCGTGATCACTGTGAAATTAAATAAGAAATTTCCACTTGTCACTTTAACTTGATTTAAGTGTGTccagagacagaaaagaagcATAAATGtggtttatatttttttaagtcacACCTGTGAATAGTGAGGTAGAGTCTCATTAGTTCAGTGAACTGATTATCACTATAGCCCAGCATGTTGGTGAAGTTGTGGGACCAGTCCAGGTTGGAGTCGATGGCTCCAATGCTGCTGCCTTCACGATACAGGTTGCGATAGATCTTAGCTGCAATGCATGGCAGCTTTGCAATCAAGTCCATGGAGTCTTCATAGGCAAACTGACAGAGGAAATGTAAAAGGATTAGGAAAGACAGGGTATATGCAGGAATCCTGAAGTTAATTTCCATACCTTTATTAGACTTTTTCAAGACCTTCTCAAAATATTTTAAGACCTTATTGCCATTTCAAGCTGTAATCAGCAACACAATACAAACAGTTTTAGTTTGCAATTAAATCTATAGAACACAACCATACAAAGCAACTCATAAGCTGGGTTAAAGTAGCAACAGACAGCTGTTTCTACTCTCTGCTGCCAGCGGTGGGCGCCGTGTATGTGACTTAACAGCGTTAATGCCCATGGAGGCTACACTTATCTTCTTTCTGCAATATATACAAAAAGCCCCCCCGTTGTTCTCAGCAACAGGCTTCAGCCTAGAGCTGCACGTCACAATTATTTTCCtaattattttcaaattaatctgtcgattatttttctcaatcaattaatcgtttggtccataaactatcaataaaccacaaaaaatgtttatcggtgttcgtcaaacctggaaatgatgattttctcaaatgtcttgttt
This window harbors:
- the cs gene encoding citrate synthase, mitochondrial, yielding MSFLGVSRLAPRLLNSKNATYFLVATRNASASTTSLKDVLADLVPKEQTRIKNFKQQYGKTNIGQVTVDMVYGGMRGMKGLVYETSVLDPDEGIRFRGYSIPECQQLLPKAPGGAEPLPEGLFWLLVTGQVPTEEQVNWVSKEWAKRAALPSHVVTMLDNFPTNLHPMSQFSAAITALNSESNFARAYSEGVHKSKYWEFAYEDSMDLIAKLPCIAAKIYRNLYREGSSIGAIDSNLDWSHNFTNMLGYSDNQFTELMRLYLTIHSDHEGGNVSAHTSHLVGSALSDPYLSFSAAMNGLAGPLHGLANQEVLVWLTALQKELGGEVSDEKMRDYIWNTLKSGRVVPGYGHAVLRKTDPRYTCQREFALKHLPNDPMFKLVAQLYKIVPNVLLEQGKAKNPWPNVDAHSGVLLQYYGMSEMNYYTVLFGVSRALGVLAQLVWSRALGFPLERPKSMSTDGLMNLVGAKSG